TCAAGGTATCgactttttcttttccaatagGAGTCATGGTGTAAAGTTCGTGGAATTTATCGGAAAGGTTGTTTCAATCAGGAGCCGCCACGATAAACAACTTGTTTCTCATGATCCTAAGAGTAATATCCACAACCATAAGCACACTTTCTCTGTTGAAATATCCCCAATATGCCGTGAGGATTTAATATGCTTGCCTCCTAAGGTTGCTGTTAGTTTAGGCAATCTTGGTCCTCTTGTAATTTGCACCAAAGTTACAAATGCTATTGCTTTACTTGATCCATTCACCTTAAGGCACTGCTTCTTAGATGCTGAGCAGTATTGGAGGACATCCTTTAGGTCTCTACTTACTAGCAGGCAACTCGTGGAATATGTTGTATTGGATATAGAGAATGTTTCTACTGAAGTCAATGTTGCTGGTTCCAAGTATATGTTGGCCTATGCTCAAGTAGCTCGCTTATCTGATTTTGGAAGGAATGACACAATATTCTCCATAAAAACCCATCTAGGTCATATTTTGAACCCTGGAGATTATGCTCTTGGTTATGATCTTTATGGAGCCAATAGTAATGATATGGAGCTAGAAAAATACAAGGGTCTTGAGCTTCCAGATGCAATTTTAATCAAGAAGAGTTACGAAGAAAAGCGTCTGAGAAAGCGTGGAAAGCCTCGAGCATGGAAGCTTAAATCTCTTGAAATGGACGTTGATGATAAAGGTAAAGCAGAGGAAGATAAGAAGAACTCCGAGTATGAACAGTTTTTGAGAGATTTGGAGGAGAATCCAGATTTGAGGTTCAACATATCATTGTACCGAAATAGAGAATACCAACCATCTGAAATGACTGATGGGGAAGATGGACCTTCGGTACCACTTGAAGAGTTGCTTGCTGATCTTGATTTAAGTGAAGGTGAGGGAGACAATGACATGGACGAGTAAGTAGTGGCCTTCTCGTTTTTCTTGGTTAGAAATGTGGGGTTGGACATGAAATGGAAAGCCGTGCCTTGTTGAATTATGCTCGTTTTGGTCCATGCAACAAGGAGTTGAAAAGGTGTGTTGTTATTGCTTGCAATTTTATTCCTATAGCATCTGGTTTTTCTTgtttgtttacaagaagatacaAATTTATTATCATCAACCATATCAGCCATGTCATTGTTGTTACTTGATATTTTCCCCTCTTCTTTCTTTATAAATGTGGTGATATAAATTCGACTACAATTACCATTCCATTACTGTTGTGATACCGATCTTAGGTTTGAGATTCAGTGAAGTGGTCATTACTCTCCGTCCCGTGGCCTTTCTTTTTCCCattaattgttattattattatcccTACTTCATAATGTGGGGCGACTTCTTATCTCAAAGTCGGTAGCACTAGTTTTATGTCAATTAAGGTGTATTGAAGTTGGTTCATGGTGATGTACGCTtagttttgctatattttaaatACACAAATAATTTGAGAAAAGATCTAAGACTTGTTTGGT
The nucleotide sequence above comes from Benincasa hispida cultivar B227 chromosome 3, ASM972705v1, whole genome shotgun sequence. Encoded proteins:
- the LOC120074748 gene encoding 60S ribosomal export protein NMD3 isoform X1 translates to MYIITITPLKPKNPNSLSFLCRHSPRLRHLRPTSFLHSPSLSFPSSFFLLHILISIFFVFFFFFSLRFLSPSTEPRQHAVHCSAAAAARLPTAFFSMAAETGLFAVQQTIGSVLCCKCGIPMAPNAANMCVKCLCSEVDITEGLQKQLTIMHCPDCESYLQPPRTWIKAQLESKELLTFCIKRLKNLNKVKLVHAEFVWTEPHSKRIKVKLKVQKEVLHGAILEQSYVVEYVVQDHLCESCSRVQANPDQWVASVQLRQHVPHRRTFFFLEQLILKHGAAASAIRIKQMDQGIDFFFSNRSHGVKFVEFIGKVVSIRSRHDKQLVSHDPKSNIHNHKHTFSVEISPICREDLICLPPKVAVSLGNLGPLVICTKVTNAIALLDPFTLRHCFLDAEQYWRTSFRSLLTSRQLVEYVVLDIENVSTEVNVAGSKYMLAYAQVARLSDFGRNDTIFSIKTHLGHILNPGDYALGYDLYGANSNDMELEKYKGLELPDAILIKKSYEEKRLRKRGKPRAWKLKSLEMDVDDKGKAEEDKKNSEYEQFLRDLEENPDLRFNISLYRNREYQPSEMTDGEDGPSVPLEELLADLDLSEGEGDNDMDE
- the LOC120074748 gene encoding 60S ribosomal export protein NMD3 isoform X2, producing MAAETGLFAVQQTIGSVLCCKCGIPMAPNAANMCVKCLCSEVDITEGLQKQLTIMHCPDCESYLQPPRTWIKAQLESKELLTFCIKRLKNLNKVKLVHAEFVWTEPHSKRIKVKLKVQKEVLHGAILEQSYVVEYVVQDHLCESCSRVQANPDQWVASVQLRQHVPHRRTFFFLEQLILKHGAAASAIRIKQMDQGIDFFFSNRSHGVKFVEFIGKVVSIRSRHDKQLVSHDPKSNIHNHKHTFSVEISPICREDLICLPPKVAVSLGNLGPLVICTKVTNAIALLDPFTLRHCFLDAEQYWRTSFRSLLTSRQLVEYVVLDIENVSTEVNVAGSKYMLAYAQVARLSDFGRNDTIFSIKTHLGHILNPGDYALGYDLYGANSNDMELEKYKGLELPDAILIKKSYEEKRLRKRGKPRAWKLKSLEMDVDDKGKAEEDKKNSEYEQFLRDLEENPDLRFNISLYRNREYQPSEMTDGEDGPSVPLEELLADLDLSEGEGDNDMDE